A genome region from Leptodactylus fuscus isolate aLepFus1 chromosome 6, aLepFus1.hap2, whole genome shotgun sequence includes the following:
- the LOC142210794 gene encoding dual specificity protein phosphatase 8-like translates to MGGERKPPQAIQAQKLAGILREDSAGVLVIDCRSFSEYNNLHVVGSVNLCGSKLARKRLLKELLVLPHPKIEPSFEKQVVVYDQGNQELSAGHFVSLVVGKLEKKYSSVSLLEGGFAEFSSQFPNLCEGRTSNILHTSISQPCLSTSTVSVTRILPHLYLGSQNDVMDQEVINQNGITHVLNVSYSCPKPVFISDNHFLRIPINDSYCEKILPWLSAAVEFIGKVELVNGKVLVHCLAGISRSAAVAIAYIMRSMGLSLDDAYRFVKEKRPTISPNFNFLGQLLEYEMSLVNSRQSHPTQAAYPGSPTDKECSEQPCADKQANTEQICQSNHNLNSVSHEIEVAIDASKLDSNCTKDESESTLAGRFTTMGISSDQRREISSLKRSFSLDIKSVYTPLSSSTESHKNFYQPSQLVPSQSVSSKPVGLWDRFLGFGLNFLYFYSEEEEAQQNLNHKVRPKGICEQRDAPENLKKRRANTKSLDEGPPRPFTLNIPNCKGQTFLKEKTLEVGSRVRTISPVPL, encoded by the exons ATGGGTGGAGAAAGGAAGCCTCCCCAAGCAATACAAGCCCAAAAACTGGCTGGCATCTTGAGGGAGGACAGCGCAGGGGTGCTGGTCATTGACTGTCGCTCATTCAGTGAATACAACAACCTCCATGTGGTGGGCTCTGTAAACCTGTGTGGCTCCAAGCTGGCCCGAAAACGTCTTCTAAAGGAGCTTCTTGTCCTACCGCACCCTAAG ATTGAGCCTTCATTTGAAAAGCAAGTAGTTGTATATGACCAGGGAAATCAAGAGCTATCTGCCGGCCATTTTGTGTCATTGGTTGTTGGGAAGTTGGAGAAGAAATACAGCTCAGTTTCCCTTTTGGAAG GAGGGTTTGCAGAATTCTCATCACAATTCCCCAACCTGTGTGAAGGCCGCACCTCGAATATCCTGCACACGAGTATATCGCAGCCTTGTCTGTCCACATCAACAGTGTCTGTAACCCGTATCCTGCCACACCTTTACCTGGGCTCCCAGAATGATGTCATGGATCAG GAGGTGATTAATCAGAATGGCATCACGCATGTGCTGAATGTCAGCTACAGCTGTCCAAAGCCCGTCTTCATCTCTGATAACCATTTTCTACGCATCCCCATCAATGACAGCTACTGTGAGAAGATCCTGCCCTGGCTCAGTGCAGCTGTTGAGTTCATAG GAAAAGTGGAGCTGGTAAATGGGAAAGTTTTAGTCCATTGCCTGGCTGGGATCTCTCGCTCAGCAGCTGTTGCCATTGCTTACATCATGAGATCAATGGGACTTTCACTGGATGATGCTTACAG GTTCGTTAAAGAAAAGAGGCCCACCATTTCCCCCAACTTCAATTTCCTCGGACAGCTTCTTGAATATGAGATGAGTCTTGTCAATTCTCGGCAATCACATCCTACCCAAGCAGCTTATCCAGGCAGCCCTACAGATAAAGAATGCTCAGAGCAGCCATGTGCCGACAAGCAGGCAAACACTGAGCAAATTTGCCAAAGCAATCACAATCTCAACTCGGTGTCCCATGAAATCGAAGTGGCCATTGATGCTAGCAAATTGGACAGCAACTGCACAAAAGATGAGTCTGAGTCCACCCTGGCGGGCAGGTTTACCACCATGGGGATCTCATCTGACCAACGTCGTGAAATTAGTAGCCTAAAGCGTTCTTTCTCTCTGGACATAAAATCTGTATACACGCCTTTGTCTTCTTCTACAGAATCGCACAAAAACTTTTATCAGCCTTCTCAGCTTGTCCCATCCCAGTCAGTTTCTTCCAAACCTGTGGGACTGTGGGATCGCTTTTTGGGTTTTGGACTTAATTTCCTCTATTTTTACTCTGAGGAGGAAGAAGCACAGCAAAACCTAAACCACAAGGTAAGACCAAAGGGAATCTGTGAACAAAGGGATGCTCCAGAAAACTTAAAAAAGAGGCGGGCAAACACGAAGAGCCTAGATGAAGGACCTCCTCGTCCATTCACTTTAAACATTCCCAACTGTAAAGGCCAAACATTTCTcaaggagaagactttggaaGTTGGATCAAGGGTGAGGACAATCTCTCCAGTTCCTCTGTGA